Part of the Bacillus rossius redtenbacheri isolate Brsri chromosome 9 unlocalized genomic scaffold, Brsri_v3 Brsri_v3_scf9_2, whole genome shotgun sequence genome is shown below.
AACAGGTGCACCCAAAACTGATTTTAGGCCACTTTTAAAATATTCCATGCTTGCTTACTTCAAAACCTATGTATGTGAAACACGTCACATGTTTTCATAAAACGCAGACATTTAAAGCGACTGTTGTCGGCTTTGCTGAAAAAAACAAACGACAGGCGAAAGTCAAGATAATATTACGAAGtaattgaataatttattaaattataggtAGACATTGAAATCTATGTATAAAAACTCAAATATTTGTTACACAGTGATTACACATTTACATATTTAGTTGGTAAAGCAGCATATTTCTGAAATACAAGTTAATCAAATAAGATTTTTTCTACTTGTACAACTTTCCATGCAATTTTCGTGTCAGTGTTTCTCAATACCAGTTGTGGAGGCAAAAATTTATTGCTTATATTATAGTAAGATTGTATTCTTAAAACATGACAACTTTCGTGTTAAAACATTTgtcacttgttaaaaaaaaaagtacggaaGCGGTCAGAATCAGCTGATTCTTGTTGCCAGGCGCTCCTATTGGAGAACCTACCATAACACCTACTCTCATTGGTGGTGAGATAGCCAATAGAATGTAACTGTTCAACCTAAATCAGCTGGCAGAAGAGGCAAAGCCAAACACCCAGGCAGTCGCTGTATTCCGAAACTGTCAGTTGACGTGAGATCATCGGGCGTAGGTAGAACTGCAGTCGGTACCGGGCCGGTGTAAATGTCTATAGTTTTCGTGTTGActgtataaaagtaaaattaattaactgaactCACTTATTTTACTTTgtataacattattaaaaatataaacaaaaacgaAATATAACGTTAACCTATCGACAACCAAGAGTTGTCTTATTATTCATCTAAACCGGCTTTTTCCGAAACGTCAGATCATGATGAGAGGAGGACAAGTAGAGCATTTCTTGGAGGATACGCCTCATCACGATTCAAGGCTTCATGGCgtttttaacaaaatttctgaCATTTTACAACATCAAAATTCTCCGACCAAACAGAAGATGTCATCTGAGGTGATCGAATCGATTCAACCAGAAAGATTCAACGTCCCGATTAATGAATGTGAGTACTACCACTTTAAATGTTGCCCCGCTGAAGTATGATTGTGGTGTTGTTCTGTTGCCACTTCTTTATGGTGCCATTTGTACTGCacataaataaactattttaggCCGGTTATTTTACGATACAGAGGTACATACGTTGGTGTGAAAACATTTTAAACGGTAGGTCTTAGATTCTAATGTTTCAAATTGATCGCCAGATCAAGAACAAAGGAAACCGACGCATGCGCAGGTGCGAGATCCCAGGGAAGTAACGATTTTGACCCAAAAGTTCCCCCAGCTGTTAACTCGCCAGCTGATCGATGAACCTGTCGGTTCGCTGGAATTTTCCGATATGTGTTGTATCAATTATCTGGGCGAGAAGTGGCGAGCCGAACAGGCTTCTGAAGCAGGTACTCAATTCAGTCGCTAAGTTAATGTAACCGTAAATGTTATACAGCAAAAATCTTTTTTagataaaatacacatttttgtTTTCGTATTACTAACGTGATAACTTAACTATTACTGGCGTGTTACTAACGTCATACTAACGGTGGTGTGATAATTTAGCACTGATTGAGTGAAAAATAAAGTATTCGTTGGCATTAGATCCTTGACTGGAATGTTtgcgtaagttttttttctgtttttaattcaAACCGGATCATTGTGCATAAACTGATTTTTTTATGATCATTGTCCTTACATGTATTAAAATTGCGTGTCTAATTTCGTGAATAATCTGTGCATATTTACCTAACCTCCAATTTATAACTTTCTTCCCTCCCACGTCAGATTTTGTGTGTTTGGTTATTTCTAAGAAccttaaataaagtaaaaattaatactCGTGAAAACTACAAAGATAATAACTACTAAAGTCGTCTCGTtagggcaaatattttttttcaaacacgtaATATTGTTGGAAATTCTATTATAAAACCTGTTTTGAGAGAATTTAAAGGCTAGCTGGTATGGGTGTTATATTTATAAACcgctgtttattactttagcggtGAAATCGGTGGACAGTAGGCAGGACGGGCTTGGCCGGATGTAGGCCTGTCTTGCAGGCGGCGGACCGGTTCCTGATGCAACTTGAAGGCAAGGTGTCAAGTCTCAACTTGCCGGCCGGCATCCGCCGTTCCGCTGGCCCGTCCTGACAACCCGCCTCTTCGAGGTGTTTGCTCAGCACTGGCTCTTGGCCTTCCATGTCTTGATGGTGTCCCCACTCGTTCGTGTGGCTTAAGTCCCCGTTGTTGATTTTTCGTAGGACGAGCTGTCCATAAATACAAATCACGTACTCGCATTGCTTACGTTACAGGTTACCCATGTTCAATAAATGTTTGGGTCGAAAATTTCACTTGAAAAGGACACATTAACGATTCtacgtttttaaaaaatatatatcaacagaaataaattatttcttaagTTCGTTCTGCAACTCTGATGTACGCCTTTGTTTTACGTTAAATTGTTATGTGACTTACTAAGAATGATGCACTTTCTGTGAATGTTTGAACACTAATTGCTGCGAGGTTCATCAATTTATAGTGGCAACTGTTATACTAAGAAAACTTTTTGTAATGAAAGCTAATgcatgtaaaatttagttttctgGTATAGTGCATTTCAAGGCTGCTGAAATATTCTGCCTCTCTGTGAAAATCGTTACTTTTAGTTTTCGTATCATCGCTTACAGGAAATAAGTCTTAACTCAGATGCCTGAATCTTTATGCTAATATATGTAGATTTCTGAACATGACTTTCCCATTTTGTTACTTTGGTTatagatttttttgtttatagaTATTTAGCTACATAGTATATCTACAAATGGTGATCAGTAGTGAAAACATTgtatactaataatttatttatatattttagtattGCATATACGAATATAGCACCTAAAAAAACTATCCGAAGAATTACTTCGTTTTTTATATACCGCATACTTCAAAAGTATATTTTTTCCtcatttttaatttatctatttcaAAACGTTGGTATATTTCATTTTTTCGTATCGGTCGAAAAATTCTAGTTTTTATgtctaaaacttttaattttatgttgaaAACTATTCTGGTTTTTTCTGTGATGCATGTCTTGAAAAGTTCTCGTTTTCTTATCTATTTTCGTCCTTAGTAAAAAGTTGTTTTAGTTTAAGGAATCATtctaaaattttggattttcTTGCTGTCaatgtttatataaattttaaaaatattattatagagGTGCACAAATTTGACTTAGTATTCTTTAGTAGAACTCTGCGTTTAGTAACTTGAACTATATTAAGAGAAAAAAATCGTCATAAATTTctgcatacaaaaaaaacttattttttaagacataaaagggggggggggggctttaatTTTTAGCTTTggcaaatattaaattttagtttatgtAAAACGATgggtttttaatattaaaattgttacccccccccccctttcccactcAAAATGTTCAATGATCGTAGCTAGAACACCGTGTTAGCGGAAAAATCTTGTAAAAacgattttcttttcttttaagttatggtgaaaggcaaaaaaaattttgcagtaTGCCTAACGCCAATCAGACGGCTGTGCTTGGGTGACGCTGGCAGTGTAAAGAACACGTAATGCGTTTGGTGTATTGCGTTATCTACATGATCAATTTTTGGAATAAGTGATTGTGCATGTCACACGCAAGATTGCACGCTGGTTGCGTACATGTAACAAAGGAcgtggagctttttttttttttttttcaagccgtTAGACTGCTCGCCGGCTCGCCTCCCAAactcccctcttccccccccccccccccccccacttattTTTCTCTCCTTCCTTCTGTTCTCCCCCCTCCGCTTTGTATAGCTTCGGCTGGAGCGAGCGGTTGGGCACGTAGCCACTCTCCTTGGCCCGGAGGGGAAGTGAAGCAGGGGAGGGGGTAGGGAGGTAGAAGCCGGCGTTATAATCTCGTGAACAGCTGTGCCGGTCGTCAGTAGATGAAGCGCCCGCGAGTAGGAAGGTAGTTCGGTTGAGGACGAAGTACGTTCTTAACAGGCGTACCGGCGTTTTCGCCAACAGGCCTTGAGGTGTTTGTTTATTATCTGTGATAGTCTTCTCGCGCTCAAGTCTGGTGCGACGTGatctttttttttagattatatatatatttttttatacgttTTTTTAATACCTGCTAGTACAATGGAAGTGCTTCCGTGTCCAGTCCGTGTGGATTTCTCCAATACTAGAGGTACGTTGAAAGTTCTAGAACGGAGTTGAAGTAGCAGTTATCGCGTTAAAGCAAGTTTACAATTTCATGATGCAACATTCAAACTTAATTTCGTTTACTACCTATTGTTacgggatttgaaaaaaaaaaaaattttttttttaacgagtttTTGGAATTTTGTAGCGCGCTGTAACTGCGGGATGGTTTATGATTTAAAGACAAATTATAACCAAGCTACGTAGCAGAGAAAGCATGTTTCGCTAGCGGCCAGGCAACAAtcatggaagtttttttttatgatgtgaaatttaattttgtttttttttttgccgtggaTCAGGTGACTTGAAAATGTTGAAAGCTTGCGCGAGATGAGCTGTGGGTGGGtgggtgttgtgttgtgttgtgttgttgaCCGCTGCTGCTCGTTCCATTGACGGGTGGAGACACTTGTATTGTTGGGGTGGAGCGGAGTGTTGACGGGAGTGGTTGTCGGTTGCAGTGGGCTGCTGCGGCGCGGACGACGCGGAGGACGGGGCCGCGACGCGCGCGCTGGCCCGCCGCCTCGAGGAGGAGCTGCGCGCCGCCAAGTCGGCGCAGCTGGCCTGCGGCGAGGTGCTGCTGCCCGCGGACCTGCTGCCGCGCGTGGCGCGCGACGTGCTGCGCATGGCGGAGAACGAGCCCTGCGGCCTCAGGTGCGTCCCGCTGCCTTGTCAACTTTTGCACGTTCCACAGGGAGGATAAATGTATAATCACGGGAAAAAAGATATTTTGTGTCTCGCTGATTATAATCCCTCCGAACTctgataatttatttcataaaaatttaattttttttgcactagttTTCAATTACAATGGAACCATCATGTTTGAAAATCGATTTCATACAAACCCCacacagaaaaatataaattgatCTCGAAAGAAAAGATTTTTCATTCGCTTAATCTATGGTTTcacggaaaaataaaattttttgtctcTCGCTGATTATACTCTCTCCGAACtctgataatttatttaatataatgttacggttttTTTGCACTAGTTTtcaagcagtggcggatccacgaTTTTGGTtcgggaggggcttgacccagctgaggctaggctttatcaaggaaAACGCattaaaacaatagtggacccagatgtttttggagggggcttgagccccttagctcccccccccctcctctttggATCCGCTACTGTTTTCAAGTACAATGGAACCATCATGTTTGAAAATTGATTTCATATAAACCCTACTGAGAAAATATAAATTGgtcttgaaagaaaaaataaagatctatAGTTGGCCTCctggttttgtttttttattttcttcgaGAAAGATGTCTTGACCTgtggatattttttatttttaaaattttttttttgtaaaaagtctTGTTGTGATCTCGCCGTGACCGTGCCGTGTGTCTCTCGCGTGCCCGCAGGGGATGCACGCTGTTCCTCAACTTCGAGACGGAGCAGATGTGCAGGCGGATAGGCACCGTCAAGTGCGACCCCAACACCGTGTCCACGTTCGAGCTGTTCCTCACGCTGAAGCAGGACGCCACGTCCTGGCACTCGCTGCTGCCGCAGTTCCTCAAGTGAGTCTCCTCGCCTCGGCATGGTTCACATTGGCCTACTTCAGGAGGTTGCTCATTGGAGCGAGAGATGCCTTCCTGATTCTCCAGGCATCTTATTTCTTTTGAACCCATGTTTAATATATTGCAGTTGTAATTCTCTGCaagattaatattttaatgcctTTGCGTAATACTGAAGagttcggaaaaaaaatttttatggcaATACACTCGAAGAATAATTtataaccttaatttttttaaatattatttggttAAATGAATCATGTTGATCAATTGGGAAATATGTCAACAAGAAATTTGAAATGCCTGGTTTTCATTTGGTAACAAAAGAATCTTAATGATTGGACCTTAAGCCATAAgccacaatatttaaaattaaatttttaaatataggtattcAATGATTATTACTTTTGCCCAGTACATACACTATTCCCAATTCAGTAAGTAATTCTTGAACAATAATAAGGTAtgtctgattaattttaataaaatatattcttttaaatGTCTGACTTACTGTTTATGAAACATAATATATGCATTAATGTTTACTGCTTTTATATCTAAAATTGCAGTTTGCAAAAATAATCCAGCCCAGAAAATGTGTACCATATTAGCAGTAATTTTTACACTTTTGTGTTGGTTAAATTTTTGGATTAGGTGATAAGAATTGGGAATAGTGCTAATCTGTCATGAACATATGATGGATGCGATGTTTGATTGTGTGGTGTCTGGTTGCAGAAACCTGACGAGGGGCGGCACGATCGTGATCAGCCCGGGCTTCACCCTGGAGAAGAAGAAGCTGTACCGCTCCTGCCTGGAGTAGAGCTGCTTCCAGGGACTGGAGAGCCTCCTGCCATCAACCCATTGTTTGTTTCTTTTCATCAGAGAGTCAAGACTGAAAAATGTCCCGTACTGCAGCTGGTGGTGATCGCCCAGTTTGACTTCGTCAATGTTGGAAAATTGCGTTAGTAGGAAGATTGAATTGAAATTGACGCAGACTTTCAGGAATTGTATGTGCAAGTAAATGGACGACTTAAAATGAGAGTACATATTatctaacaaattatttaaaaataaaaatatatttatttttctaatttttttttgtgtaacttgGAACTACAACTTGCACTGACAAATTCTTGCCATAATAACCTTTTTTCAGCAAGTTgttacagaatttaaatatatatatatatttcttggaGAACGTTTCTTCTCGTGTATAAATTTAGGtaccaattattttaattaaatttatttgaaacattCGGTTCGTTACACTGAAATTGTCTGTTTTTACATCTGGTGGCGAGAAGATGGAAATTGAATTGGCAGACCAGAGGTTACTTTTTGTGCGCAGTTTTTTTCGGTATCTGCTGCAGTATGCTTATTCGTTGACGACGTGATGAAAGCAATACTTGGAATTTTGTGAAGTGCAAAGTTAAGTTGTTGctgtttttgttttaacaaagACTTAAATCTGATTTTGTGAAAGTGTGGATGGGTTAAGAGGTAGAAGGTGaagttttcttcttcctctgttCTTGTTGTTCACAAATATGGCATATGGTTCACCTCTTGCTGTTGAGTAATGCATTTTTAAGTACGTGTATCCATTTCACATCTTTTCAAAGTTCACTATATTTagacttcatattttttatttaaaaaaaaaaattagtttgcttaaaattttaacattgattACTCTTCCAGTCAACAGAAACATGTTGCCATGATCTCAGAACCTTGTATTGAAGTATTTCTGTGCTGATAAAAAATAGTAGATGAGAAATCTCAATATTTTTTCTCCAGATAGTATTAGTGATGCTGCGTAGGTCATTACTATTGTGTGAGGATAGTGTGGTAATAAAGTAGTGCCAGTTAGTGCACATACTAATAtcaatttatgtatattttatctacgtaaaaatataaacttttaaatgAGGTGTTATTTTAGTTGCATTAATTGGGATTTCTCGTTATGAATTATGTGCAAAGAAAATTTCACTTGCCCCATTaattataaaaagattttttCAAAGATTATGGGCGAGTGGAATTGTGTTGTCATAGTCAGGAAGTTGTGATATGTAGAGAACCTATATGCAATGGAATACTCCTAATAGATTAAATGTgagaattttattatatatatttaatttagatATATAAAGCATTGTGATATGTGTccccccaatattttttttaaacagaaggTTCTACTGAATGGTTAATACAGTGTAACAATGTGTGTAAAGGCTGACTTGTACCTGGGGGGATGATTTTCTATTACTGTTAATAGTGCCTGTAGTTCTGTTTTACTCATTCTATGTGGGCCTTTTTTTTCCTCACTTGAATTACTACGACCATTATGGTAGTGTTGAATTCATTTGTTGATCAGTATTTCCACTCTTTGAATCATTTTCCACTTGATGGTGGAATATCTGTAGTCTTTCATGTACAGCATAAGAGTTTAATGTTGTCATAGAAATTATTCATATGCTTTTTGTACTTtatcagaaagaaaaaaagtgcgAAAAAAGACAATAAAAACTTGAATAATTTAAATGGTGTTTGTTTTGGTTTTCACCtttcataataaaatataaaaatatttcatgcagtGTTTTGCTAGAAGTAAAGAACAATTTGTATTAATTCATTTTTCTGGTGATCCTCTTCTAAAAACTTGGATAATTTaaatggtgtttgtttttgttttacctTTCATAATAAAATCCAAACCTAATTACTGCAGTAAAGTAGATGGAAACAAGTAAATTAACAATttgacttaatttatttttctggtGATCCTCTTCATCAATAGTACTTTGCCTGCAGTGATTGATTTATGTGCAATTTGAATGAGAGCTTTTGAATTATAGCTAAGATTTGCACCATGTCCAGAAATTCAAATTATGACATGAAACTGGTAAAAAGTAACGCTACACAGGATTTTTAAttgagagaaaataaaaaaatttagagaaaattataaaaaataaatatatttaaagttttttggatGGCAGAAGGTAAGTTATTTtctaaaagttaaaatatttatgttagaagCAAGACTATTAACCAAATTTTGTGCTAGACCACTCATTTATCTTGCCATTTAAGAAGTAAGCATTTTGAATGTAGTTGTGGTCCTAAGTGATCATGGCCTTCAATATGGGAAATCACATTACACATGGGTGTTTGAGCAAGTGAATAATTATGTGAACTAGTTTGCACTTACTGTGTATTGTACTCAAAACAAATTTCACAACAAATGTTTGATCATACATtggcaaagtatttttttgtcaGTAGTTTGTCAAATTTGTAAAATAGAAACTAgttaataaaaattcttaaatcaaatgagtaatgttttttaaaatacgtGGGGAAACTTATGTTAATACATTTAAAGAAACTGCCTTGCACTCGTTCTTGTCAACTGAATAATTtcacaaagtttaatttttctgattttaAGGAAATTTACCATTGTAATGTGAAgtcccaaaataattttactgtggTTACAGTTATGTTTTACCTGGCCTTTGTGCAGAAGGATCTGATACTTTCTAAAGTAAGTTTGCTTTTCCagtaatatgaaataaattcaaagtATCCGACCACTTTAAGGAGACAGGTGAGATAAATAAACCTATAccagataatgattttttttttattccatccatccttattacataatttttgtcaAAGTGTGGCTTTTTATAGCAATTAGATTGTTCAAAGATTGAAAACGACACATGATGTAGATTTTATTTATCTTAAATTTGCATATGGTGAAGTTTAAAATGTGGAAACCAACTTTACACTTAACcacacattttaaagaaaaaaactactaaaatatGCAGACAGTTCATACTTAACTACAAacgaaaatatgtataaatttttttcaatatgtgcaC
Proteins encoded:
- the LOC134542848 gene encoding protein charybde-like isoform X1; this translates as MMRGGQVEHFLEDTPHHDSRLHGVFNKISDILQHQNSPTKQKMSSEVIESIQPERFNVPINELGCCGADDAEDGAATRALARRLEEELRAAKSAQLACGEVLLPADLLPRVARDVLRMAENEPCGLRGCTLFLNFETEQMCRRIGTVKCDPNTVSTFELFLTLKQDATSWHSLLPQFLKNLTRGGTIVISPGFTLEKKKLYRSCLE
- the LOC134542848 gene encoding protein charybde-like isoform X2, which gives rise to MEVLPCPVRVDFSNTRVGCCGADDAEDGAATRALARRLEEELRAAKSAQLACGEVLLPADLLPRVARDVLRMAENEPCGLRGCTLFLNFETEQMCRRIGTVKCDPNTVSTFELFLTLKQDATSWHSLLPQFLKNLTRGGTIVISPGFTLEKKKLYRSCLE